One Fundulus heteroclitus isolate FHET01 unplaced genomic scaffold, MU-UCD_Fhet_4.1 scaffold_76, whole genome shotgun sequence DNA window includes the following coding sequences:
- the LOC105929047 gene encoding ankyrin repeat domain-containing protein 17: protein MLRTTEQSGTKILLDAMSKDKAHLARFVLDALDGEIVDSPADGAQTPLIASVLLPDGQTRCKFIELLLQRGASVNCQDEDGRTALSYACEKGYLDAVKILVQNGADPEILDSWGNTPLMYAAVADHTVVVEFLVRAFKRLGLQIDRQNKAGNSAVEVAKFLGHTECISALTSISKRNREADEGNFKRKVNSLASKLEVLQMRDHAETSQNCTLQPMPPIKPNRLPPMEFERENHDFSSGPRDIFSGVRTTVPRIYNQPASKPINPQEKLPASTHYLPPLLNSCDTEKSIFFSPQPKRNMSHPCAPSTLGILLTPILPKKCETEREREKSFRVRRFNECYYRKRCSLPTSMLSPTPPERTLAPVRKSRTARRRKESIGLTEPLQFSTTSPTATATTFSALTNKLFRRFTSPEIKEAVGELEQIPVTTLGRIPRSETFPQDTRHPQVDSTPSIDSISSVKCEFDFQFRNTNS from the coding sequence ATGCTCAGAACTACTGAGCAGAGCGGCACAAAAATCCTCCTGGATGCGATGTCCAAGGATAAAGCACATCTGGCCAGGTTTGTTCTGGACGCGCTGGATGGAGAAATCGTTGACTCCCCCGCGGACGGCGCACAGACGCCCCTCATCGCCTCCGTTCTGCTGCCCGATGGCCAAACCCGATGTAAGTTCATAGAGCTTCTGCTGCAGAGGGGGGCCAGTGTCAACTGTCAAGACGAAGACGGACGCACCGCGCTCAGCTACGCCTGTGAGAAGGGCTACCTGGACGCGGTTAAGATCCTGGTACAGAACGGTGCAGATCCAGAGATCCTGGACTCCTGGGGGAACACCCCGTTGATGTACGCGGCCGTAGCGGATCACACCGTGGTAGTTGAATTTTTGGTAAGAGCCTTCAAGAGGTTAGGTCTGCAGATAGACAggcaaaacaaagctggtaaCTCTGCTGTTGAAGTGGCAAAGTTCCTCGGTCACACGGAGTGCATTTCTGCGCTCACCAGTATCTCCAAAAGGAACCGTGAGGCGGATGAAGgcaactttaaaagaaaagttaatAGTTTAGCAAGCAAACTTGAAGTCCTCCAAATGCGTGACCATGCCGAAACGTCTCAAAACTGCACCTTGCAACCAATGCCACCAATAAAGCCCAATCGTTTGCCACCGATGGAGTTTGAAAGAGAAAACCATGACTTCTCCTCGGGTCCACGGGATATCTTCTCTGGAGTACGCACTACTGTGCCAAGGATTTACAATCAGCCTGCTTCTAAACCAATTAACCCCCAGGAAAAGTTACCCGCCTCTACTCATTACTTGCCCCCTCTACTAAATAGCTGTGACActgaaaaatctattttcttcTCCCCTCAGCCAAAAAGAAACATGTCGCATCCCTGTGCGCCATCCACTCTGGGCATCTTGCTGACTCCGATTCTTCCCAAGAAATGTGAGACTGAGAGGGAAAGGGAGAAATCGTTCCGTGTGCGGAGATTTAACGAGTGCTACTATAGGAAAAGATGTAGTTTGCCAACCAGTATGCTCAGCCCCACGCCTCCGGAACGCACTCTGGCGCCTGTGCGTAAATCCAGGACAGCGAGGAGGCGCAAAGAGTCGATCGGCTTGACTGAACCACTTCAGTTTTCCACCACAAGTCCTACCGCAACTGCAACAACGTTCTCAGCATTGACCAACAAACTGTTTCGCAGATTTACATCACCCGAGATCAAAGAGGCCGTTGGAGAGCTGGAACAGATTCCGGTGACAACCTTAGGCCGCATCCCGCGATCAGAAACCTTCCCTCAGGACACAAGGCATCCGCAGGTGGACAGCACGCCCAGCATCGACAGTATCAGCTCCGTCAAGTGCGAGTTTGACTTTCAGTTCAGAAACACAAACTCTTAA
- the lamp5 gene encoding lysosome-associated membrane glycoprotein 5, which translates to MGRLHFSTKESAGLLLLCVCGVLALSVVLAEQEGENLSGLSDNPDKAIFAVRENGTTCLMVEFAVKFLVPYDVLALNGIDLITEQASFMLPRGADIEGKCGTTESDIHISWKNNNYILRIYFSKEFREKNIEVWKINKIQFVYDTSETSHFINAYNPGKHTASTHKLSALVTPAGRSYVCTSQQTVTLISSDHQKGITISMYDAQIQPFDIASDFMFSEPYKCITDQREHLEETLPLILGLVLGLIIIITLTIYHFHLKLTANQPQLPRDRSMYKNM; encoded by the exons ATGGGGCGGCTTCATTTCAGCACCAAGGAGAGCGCTGGACTTTtgctgctttgtgtgtgtg GTGTGCTGGCGCTGTCCGTGGTGCTGGCGGAGCAGGAGGGAGAGAACCTGTCTGGACTGTCTGACAACCCGGACAAAGCCATCTTCGCGGTCCGCGAGAACGGAACGACGTGCCTGATGGTGGAGTTCGCCGTCAAGTTCCTCGTGCCATATGACGTGCTCGCGCTTAATGGGATAGAC cttatCACAGAGCAGGCATCTTTCATGCTACCTCGTGGAGCAGACATCGAGGGGAAATGTGGGACCACTGAGTCAGACATCCACATCTCCTGGAAGAACAATAACTATATCCTCCGCATTTACTTCTCCAAG gAGTTCCGTGAAAAGAATATTGAGGTGTGGAAGATCAACAAAATCCAGTTTGTCTACGACACTTCGGAGACATCGCACTTCATTAACGCGTACAACC CTGGAAAGCACACAGCCAGCACCCACAAGCTCTCAGCCCTAGTGACTCCAGCTGGGCGCTCCTATGTGTGCACGTCCCAGCAGACCGTCACCCTCATCTCGAGCGACCACCAGAAGGGCATCACGATCTCCATGTACGACGCCCAGATCCAACCCTTTGACATCGCCTCAGACTTCATGTTCAGCGAAC ctTATAAGTGCATCACAGACCAGCGGGAACACCTAGAGGAGACCCTGCCCCTTATCCTGGGCCTCGTTCTTGGcctaataataatcatcacGCTCACCATCTACCACTTCCACCTCAAGCTGACAGCGAATCAGCCACAGCTCCCCAGAGATCGCTCCATGTACAAGAACATGTAG